One part of the Eucalyptus grandis isolate ANBG69807.140 chromosome 10, ASM1654582v1, whole genome shotgun sequence genome encodes these proteins:
- the LOC108955584 gene encoding uncharacterized protein LOC108955584, which produces MEVIRRARGIDDGVDAVKEAARAWYLHRSGSEQKPTHEYCETAWSPSPKPKPSRYKLEATKMAKSEPDATEAQRHDRGIRKENSLLDSYEIETICRQLDQFIEYCRHEKDGNSRARAHHHHQKNKSKEGSKLGRKVKVLWQRHALMCGAPEDVIKSIALKTRGVSQASFTSSS; this is translated from the coding sequence ATGGAGGTCATAAGAAGAGCAAGAGGAATTGATGATGGCGTGGATGCTGTCAAAGAAGCTGCAAGGGCTTGGTACTTGCATCGATCCGGGTCGGAGCAAAAGCCTACTCATGAATATTGCGAGACGGCCTGGAGTCCAAGTCCCAAACCTAAACCGTCTCGTTACAAGCTTGAAGCCACGAAGATGGCCAAATCTGAACCTGATGCCACCGAGGCTCAGAGACATGATCGAGGAATTCGTAAGGAGAATTCTCTGCTCGACTCATATGAAATAGAAACTATATGCAGGCAATTGGACCAGTTCATAGAATACTGTCGGCATGAAAAGGATGGTAATTCTAGAGCAAgagctcatcatcatcatcagaaaaataaaagtaaagagGGCAGCAAATTAGGGAGGAAAGTGAAGGTGCTTTGGCAGAGGCATGCGTTGATGTGCGGGGCTCCTGAAGATGTGATCAAATCGATCGCTCTCAAGACTCGCGGAGTGTCACAAGCCAGCTTCACCTCGTCGTCCTAG